The proteins below come from a single Cannabis sativa cultivar Pink pepper isolate KNU-18-1 chromosome 3, ASM2916894v1, whole genome shotgun sequence genomic window:
- the LOC115709806 gene encoding uncharacterized protein LOC115709806, translating into MGFTLSSFSSSKTKSSKESWGMGLLLVFFPEDNSAIVEKNMLFNSSSSSSPNSSISASVIRRSNSNRLLTKAQSTISICALLVFITLLLFTLSTFEPNSNRTHQQQPRRFLSQNPEIFPKHSKPRNVGGGGGGDRDFLFSSSPWLGKMWKQKPKLSSKNHRFPSALQGLGTLYRRGTRAMADLTVGHISDDLKLSELRLFLRTLHRSGLTARSDVVLLFESNSSKFDSVIQEENDSFLKFVQNHKHLNKTSRRLSSSFDLTQFKPGKKETAETFWGKKNRNINNSNSNESTQLSYGSVLGFEASELDPENSLAGFLDHVPINMRRWACYPMLLGRVRRHFKHIMLVDENILILLGDTLGLVKNRSPESVFLFSKSDFSKHNKIKNSVNSAVLVGGARGIRRLSNAMLTEIVRAVTTSQEHKKKKSSLTESAILNQLVGNEFLLNNVNVKLIKSVDSVPEMSSLAQLGHNSVSLVQRGNSNNDREVINSIIMKQICSSQLDSSVYSDC; encoded by the coding sequence ATGGGATTTactctttcttctttttcttcttctaagaCGAAAAGCTCTAAAGAGAGTTGGGGTATGGGTCTTCTTCTGGTTTTTTTTCCAGAAGATAATTCCGCCATTGTTGAAAAAAACATGCTTTTTaactcttcttcctcttcttcaccAAACTCTTCAATTTCCGCTTCAGTAATTAGAAGAAGCAATTCCAATCGTCTTCTTACAAAAGCCCAATCCACCATTTCAATCTGTGCTCTACTCGTCTTCATCACTCTTCTCCTTTTCACACTCTCAACTTTCGAACCAAACAGTAACCGAACTCACCAACAACAACCAAGAAGATTCCTTTCTCAAAACCCTGAAATTTTCCCCAAACACAgtaaaccaagaaatgtcggTGGCGGCGGCGGCGGCGACCGCGATTTTCTCTTCTCATCGTCTCCATGGTTGGGCAAAATGTGGAAGCAGAAACCCAAATTGAGCTCGAAGAATCATCGATTCCCGTCAGCTCTTCAAGGATTAGGAACTCTTTATCGAAGAGGAACCAGAGCAATGGCAGATCTCACCGTCGGCCATATCTCCGACGATTTAAAACTGAGCGAGCTTCGCTTATTTCTCAGAACTCTTCACAGGTCAGGACTCACAGCACGAAGCGACGTCGTTTTGTTATTCGAATCCAACTCGTCTAAGTTCGACTCAGTGATTCAAGAAGAAAACGACTCGTTTTTAAAATTCGTTCAAAACCACAAACACTTGAACAAAACGAGTCGCCGACTCAGTTCGAGTTTCGACTTGACTCAGTTCAAACCCGGAAAGAAAGAAACTGCGGAGACTTTTTGGGGTAAGAAAAACCGTAACATTAACAACAGTAACTCGAACGAGTCGACTCAGTTGAGTTACGGATCGGTACTGGGTTTCGAAGCTTCTGAACTCGACCCGGAAAACTCGCTCGCCGGTTTCTTAGACCACGTTCCGATAAATATGAGAAGATGGGCATGTTATCCGATGTTATTGGGACGAGTTCGTCGCCATTTCAAGCACATAATGTTAGTGGATGAGAATATTTTGATCTTGCTCGGAGATACACTCGGCCTGGTTAAGAACCGGAGCCCCGAGTCAGTATTTCTGTTCTCGAAATCGGATTTTTCCAAACACAACAAGATCAAAAATTCCGTTAACTCCGCCGTCTTGGTCGGCGGCGCAAGGGGAATTCGGCGGTTATCGAATGCAATGTTGACGGAGATTGTTAGGGCGGTGACGACGAGTCAAGAacacaagaagaagaagagttcACTCACTGAGTCGGCGATTCTTAACCAACTCGTTGGGAACGAGTTTTTACTTAATAATGTGAATGTGAAGTTGATTAAATCGGTTGACTCGGTACCTGAGATGAGTTCACTCGCTCAACTCGGTCATAACTCGGTCTCTTTGGTGCAACGTGGTAATAGTAATAATGATCGTGAAgttattaattctattattaTGAAACAAATTTGTTCTTCTCAATTAGATTCTTCTGTTTATAGTGATTGTTAG